One stretch of Oncorhynchus clarkii lewisi isolate Uvic-CL-2024 chromosome 3, UVic_Ocla_1.0, whole genome shotgun sequence DNA includes these proteins:
- the LOC139405796 gene encoding myelin-associated glycoprotein-like — protein sequence MGIEKLPWHFLTHFFWLGVMGVDASSWTAEVPKSVSGLRGSCIVIPCSFNYPEPEKKPSEFTGIWFKGTHDTIYHPDSSNIIKDYRGRTELVGDLRQKNCSLRIDPLNDSDKGSFTFRIEMEDHNKYSYKEDTVSIAVSSSPDPPSLSVREEVKVGEVVSASCSMSHSCPSDSPLLTWSHSGTPSVQSHQLTNVQWEVTSSLTFSPSSTDHNQSLVCTAAYRGGKTVKSLKTLNVKYAPVDVKIEGVSSVKEGDSVELRCFSDSNPAAHSYHWHNSRGPLPTTGPTITLENVTRLTEALYCTATNREGQGNSSPLKLNVECK from the exons ATGGGGATTGAAAAATTACCATGGCATTTTCTTACTcacttcttttggcttggag TGATGGGAGTTGATGCCTCGTCATGGACTGCTGAGGTGCCCAAGTCCGTCTCAGGCCTACGGGGCTCATGCATCGTGATTCCCTGCTCATTCAACTACCCAGAACCAGAGAAGAAGCCCTCCGAATTCACTGGCATCTGGTTCAAAGGCACCCATGATACTATATACCACCCAGACAGCTCCAACATCATCAAAGACTACAGGGGTCGTACAGAGCTGGTGGGAGACCTCCGGCAGAAGAACTGCTCTCTCAGAATCGACCCCCTCAATGACAGTGACAAAGGATCCTTTACTTTCAGGATTGAAATGGAAGACCATAACAAGTATTCATACAAAGAGGACACGGTCTCCATTGCAGTGAGCA GCTCTCCAGACCCCCCCTCTCTGTCAgtgagggaggaggtgaaggtggGGGAAGTGGTTTCTGCCTCCTGCTCTATGTCTCACTCCTGCCCATCTGATTCCCCTCTCCTAACCTGGAGCCACTCCGGAACACCCAGTGTCCAATCACATCAGCTGACCAATGTCCAGTGGGAAGTGACGTCATCCCTGACCTTTAGCCCCAGCAGCACTGATCACAACCAGTCTCTGGTCTGCACAGCAGCATACAGGGGAGGGAAGACAGTGAAAAGTTTGAAAACTCTCAATGTCAAAT ATGCCCCAGTGGATGTGAAGATTGAGGGAGTGTCCAGTGTGAAGGAAGGAGACTCTGTAGAGCTGAGATGCTTCAGTGACAGTAACCCTGCTGCCCACAGCTACCACTGGCACAACAGTAGAGGACCTCTGCCCACCACTGGACCTACTATCACACTGGAGAACGTGACCAGACTCACTGAAGCCCTCTACTGCACTGCCACCAATAGAGAGGGACAAGGCAACTCCAGCCCACTGAAACTCAATGTAGAGTGTAAGTAG